CCCCTGCCCGGGCTGGAAAGAAGAAAGCCGAAGGCCGGAAAGAGCGAATTGCCCTTCTCGACCAGTACTTTTTTCAGGTGGAGGAGGGGCTCGGACGGTTTCCGGCATCCAGGGCCACTGCTGATGATGTTCTGGATGCCTACGCCTGTGCCTGGACTGCCATGCGCCTCTTCCGTGGGGAGGCGGGGTGTCTTCCCGACGACCCGCCGAGGGATGAAAAGGGCCTGCAGATGGCGATATGGTATTGAAAGCAGTATCCAGGAGCCAGTATCCAGGAGCCAGGAAGAAGAGTAAGGAAGTAGGACTATTGTACGGTCGAAATTGGGAAGACCCGGAATGACGTTGTTGGATGTTTTCCCAGAATCAGATTTTCTCCGCCTGTCTCCATAACTCCGTGGTAAAAAACATCGCCTTTATAGTAACCGGGATCGCTTCCGTCTTCGCTTTTAGCTACGACGTGATAAGTCACCGTGACAAGTCGCGCACTCTGCGTTTCAATCCATCGCCACGTCGATATATTCCCCTTATTCGGAAAAACCACCAAAATCGAGCTATACTTCAGTTAGGACCGCAACAAAGGAAAGGAGTCCAGGCGGTCATGAGGAGGAGGTTCCCAGTCAGTCTGCGGGCGGCTATCCTGGCTGCCTGCTTGATCCTTGCGTTGTCCCGATCAGCCGGGGCGGGGGAAGCCTTGTCCAGAGGCGTCTCTGATCTCGTTTTTCATCTGACAACATACGATGCCAATTCAAGGCTCCTTCAACAGGGACAGGGTCTTGTGGTCGGGCCCCGGGGTGTGGCCATCGTATCGATGTGTACCCTTGAAGGAGCTGCCAGCGCCGTAGCCACCATGATGGATGGCAGCACCCTTTCCGTTGTAACGGTTCATGGGGTGGATGAGATCTCCGGTCTGGCGAACATAGGTCTTCAGCCGAGCATCTCCGGGCCCTCGGAACAGCTGACGGAAGGCAGAACCCCGCAGTTGGGTGAGCGGATAATTTTCAGCGACCTGACGGCCCGTGGTGAGCAAGTTTGCGTAGAATCTGTCATTACAGCCACCAGAGTGATGCCGGACCTTGCAGGCCTTTATTATGTGGAGACTTCCCGACCCGTTCCTCCGCCAGGAGGAGGAATTTTTGGCTCTGACGGCGCCCTGGTGGGAATGGTGGTCATGCGGTTCGGGAACGGCCATTCAGGGTTCGTTGCATCCAACGAGCGGGTGAGGACTCTTGCCGTTGGGCGGGGTCGAAAAAAAGCGTTGGATGTATGGTCAAGGGGAAAGGACGACAGGTGGGACGAAAACCCTTACGCAAGGTATATGGGGGGGCACGCTGCTCTCTGGCAGGGCCAACCGGAGGTCACTCTCGACCTTCTCGAAGATCATGTCGGGACATGGTCTGTGCTAAAGGCAGAGGTGCCGGCCCTGCTCGGGGAAGCCTATCTGGCTCTTGATCTGCTGCCCGAAGCTATCATGGCCTTGAAAGCCTCTGTGGGCTGTGGCTCTGCTCCTTGCTGGGCGTACCAGAAGCTCGCCTGGGCCTATATGGAAACAGGAAAGCATGGTCTGGCCGAGGCGGCTTGCAGGGAAGTAATCAGGATGGAGCCAGCAAGTCCGTCCGGATACCTTCTCATGGCTCATCTGAATAACCTCAAGGGCGATCGCAGGAAAGCGCTGTACGAAGCCAAAAGGGCTCTAAAAAGGAAACCGGACTGTTCCTGTTCCCACTATGAGAGAGGTCTCGCCTATGTGGGGCTTGCACGATACGAAAAGGCCATCGAATCGTTCTTAAATGCCACTATTCTCGACCCGCAATACGCTGAGGCCTTCAACTATCTCGGGTATGCTTACCTGAGAACCAGCGATCCGGTGCGCGCCGTTGCGGCACTGGAGGAGGCTGTCAGGCTGCAGCCAGAAATGACGGATGCCTGGGACAACCTCGGAGAAGCCTACTCCAGTGCTGGTTTTCCCGATAAGACTTTGATTGCTTTGGGCCGGTCTGTTTGTCTCGATCTGTCGAGATCCAATGCCTACTGCCGCCTGAGCAAGGCGTTGATGAAACAAGGTCAATATTCTAATGCAGCCCAGATGCTTCAGGAAGGGCTTGACCGATGTGAGGAATCCCAATGGCTGGTCTACTACCTGGGAAAAGCCTTTTGTATGGAAGGCCGGATAGACCTTGCCAGGGAGCAGGCCGAGCTGCTTTACCGACAAAACAAAGAACTTGCCGGACAGCTTCTTCGTATTATCGACCTCAGTTCCACTGGCTGAACAGTCCATTCAATGCTTCGCTGGAGAAGGGGGTTTCGCCTGGAGTAAAACGCTGTTATTATTATATGCATTCAGGTGCTGGAGAGAAGGCGTTGGAGAAGGGGCCGGTGGAGTCGCTCCACCTGAAGCAACTGCAGCTTAAGGGTTAAAGAGAACATCCTCATACAGTATGCAAGAACTATCAAGGTCTGGGCCACCTTAGGGGGGACTCAGATCCTGTTTTCCGTGGCGGGAAATGATGAACCGAGGCAATAGGTCAACCATAATTGCTCTGGCAGCGGTGCTTGTTCTCACCATTACAGCTG
This DNA window, taken from bacterium, encodes the following:
- a CDS encoding tetratricopeptide repeat protein, which translates into the protein MRRRFPVSLRAAILAACLILALSRSAGAGEALSRGVSDLVFHLTTYDANSRLLQQGQGLVVGPRGVAIVSMCTLEGAASAVATMMDGSTLSVVTVHGVDEISGLANIGLQPSISGPSEQLTEGRTPQLGERIIFSDLTARGEQVCVESVITATRVMPDLAGLYYVETSRPVPPPGGGIFGSDGALVGMVVMRFGNGHSGFVASNERVRTLAVGRGRKKALDVWSRGKDDRWDENPYARYMGGHAALWQGQPEVTLDLLEDHVGTWSVLKAEVPALLGEAYLALDLLPEAIMALKASVGCGSAPCWAYQKLAWAYMETGKHGLAEAACREVIRMEPASPSGYLLMAHLNNLKGDRRKALYEAKRALKRKPDCSCSHYERGLAYVGLARYEKAIESFLNATILDPQYAEAFNYLGYAYLRTSDPVRAVAALEEAVRLQPEMTDAWDNLGEAYSSAGFPDKTLIALGRSVCLDLSRSNAYCRLSKALMKQGQYSNAAQMLQEGLDRCEESQWLVYYLGKAFCMEGRIDLAREQAELLYRQNKELAGQLLRIIDLSSTG